From the genome of Paraburkholderia largidicola:
CTCGAAGTGACAATCGAGTTCCCGCTCGCCAAAAGCGTCTGAAACGGACAGAAATCCGGCTGAAGCAGCCGATGTCCATTTCAGGCTGCCGCTTTTTTGTGCAATCTTTTCCCCGATTTCGGGCAAAACCGATTATTCCCAAACTGCACTATCGCCGTATTCGAGAAAATCTATCTACCTTGTTAGAAAAAAACTATTGATCCGATTGATTAATAGAGTTATAGTGTTAGCGTGTAACGTGTTCGTTACAGCCAGCAGGTAGTTTGAGCGGGTTGTTTTGAATCTCATTTGCCAATTCTCAAGGAGTCAACGCATGAAAACTGTCGGCGATAAGCTCGAAGCCTTTACCGTCACCGCTGCGAAGCCGGGTTTCAACAACCACGAAGAGAACGGCGTGTCGGCGTTCGAAGAAATCACCGAATCGTCGTTCCCGGGCAAGTGGAAGATCATCTATTTCTACCCGAAGGACTTCACGTTCGTTTGCCCGACGGAAATCGTCGAGTTCGGCAAGCTGACGAAGGACTTCGAAGAGCGCGATGCCGTTCTGCTCGGCGGCAGCGTCGACAACGAGTTCGTCAAGCTCGCATGGCGCCGTGAACACAAGGACCTGAACAAGCTGAACCATTACGCGTTCGGCGACGTCAAGGGCGAGCTGATCGACCAGCTCGGCGTGCGCGACAAGGAAGCGGGCGTTGCACTGCGCGCCACGTTCATCGTCGATCCGGACAACACGATCCAGCACGTTTCGGTGAACAACCTGAACGTCGGCCGTAACCCGGAAGAAGTCCTGCGTATTCTGGACGGTCTGCAAACGGACGAACTGTGCCCGTGCAACCGCGCAGTCGGCGGCGCGACGCTGTAAGGATTCGCAGTTGAAAGCCCGCTAAGCTTGAAAAGGCCAGCGGGCTTTTTTATCGGCAATTTGATAGGAGATATCAATGGAATTCATCGCCGCGATTAAAGAACTTATTCCCGACTACGCGAAGGACATTCGCCTGAATCTGGACGGCACGATTGCGCGCTCGTCGCTGCAAGGCACCGATGCCGTTGGCGTCGCGCTGGCCGCCGCGTTCGCTGCGAAGAGCCCGAAGATCATCGCCGCGATCCGCGAAGCGGGCGTGCTGTCGCCGGAAGAAGTCAATGGCGCGCTGACGGCCGCCGCGCTGATGGGCATGAACAACGTCTGGTATCCGTACGTCGAGATGACGGAGAACGCCGATCTGAAATCGCAGCCGGCCGGCTTGCGGATGAACGCGTACGCGTCGCACGGCGGCGTCGACAAGCGCCGCTTCGAAATGTACGCGCTGGCGGCGTCGATCATCGGCAAGTGCCATTTCTGCGTGAAATCGCACTTCGATACGCTAGTCAACGAGGGCATGAGCTCGACGCAATTGCGCGACGTCGGCCGTATCGCGGCTGTCGTCAATGCGGCAGCGCAAGTGATCGTGGCTGAAGGGAAATAAGCCGTTCGCACTTCGTGCCTGAAACAAAACGCCACGCAATGCGTGGCGTTTTGCTTTCGTGACGCACGAGTCAGCGCGCTTGCGTTTGGGTGCGCAGACGGCGCGCCGGCAAGCGGCGCCCGATCGCCGTCTCGAAAGGTTTCTTCAGTTCGAGCAGCCGCTTCTCGATCAGATGCCACGAAAGATGCGCGAGCAGCACAGCAAGCGCGAATTGCAGCGCCAGAGCGCACAGTGTGTGAATCCATGTCGGCGCGGCGAACCATGTCGGCACGAAGCCGAGTTTCGACGGAATGAGGTTGTGGAACAGATAGAAGCCGTAGCTGATCGTGCCGAGATAGTCGAGCGGTTTGAATTCGAGCGCCGACACGACGATGCTGCCCGGGCGGTTCACGATCCACTCGAACAGCACGCACAGCGAGAGCGCGAGGCCGATGTCGATCCACGCAGAATCGACGGCTGAAAACGGCAATACCCAGTTGCTCCAAACTGGCTGCGTCGCAAACACCAGCACGCCGAGCGCGCCGGCCATGCCAGTCGAGAGCCGCCCCGCAGCGCGCGCAAGGCCACTCTCCTGCCCCAACATCCCGCACAGCCCACCGAGCGCGAGCAGCGAGAAATTCAGCGGCGATAACGCGTAGATCAAGGGTTCGCTGGCGCCTGCGACATGCATCGCAAGATGGCCGGCGACGCCCACGAGCACCACGAACGCGCACACCATCCGATGCCGCGACGCCGGCGTCAGCACGAGCAGAAACGGCGCGACGAGGTAGAACTGCTGCTCGACGGCGAGACTCCAGAAATGCGACACCGTGCCGGGCCAGCCGTCCTTCACCACGCCGATCCAGTAGTCCGACAGAAAAAAGTAATGCCACGCCAGCCCGAGATCGACCTCGCGCTGATAGAACAACGCATGCGCGATCGTCAGCGCGAACAGCAGCAAATAGTAGATCGGGAAGATGCGCAAGGCGCGCTTCACGAAGAACACGCACATCACGGCTTCGCGACGCGCGCTGCCCGCTTCGATGCGCACACGATTGCGATGCAGTTCCCCGATGATCAGAAAACCGCTGATCAGAAAGAAGATCCAGACGCCGAGCTTGCCGACGTCCACGGTCTCGACGTGCGCTTTGTGCGACAGGAACACCAGCACGACGGCCAGCGCTCTCAGCCCGTTGAGACCTCGCACGTGGCCCTTCGCCTGCCCCGCCTGATTGACCGGCGTATCGACCGCCGTCGTTGTCCGTCCGCTTGACTTCATGCGGACCACTTTAAGCGGACAAATATCGACAAAAATGCGCAACGCCGCCTGTCGATTTTTTTAATGCACGTTAGCGGGTGAAAGCGGCAAATGATGCACGTTCACGCAAACGCGCACACGCGAATCAGGCAAATCTGACCCGCTCTGTACAACAAACGCAGCGAACGTCAGGCGCGCAGCAACAGCGCAGCCGCTTGCGCCTCGATGCCCTCGCCACGACCCAGATAGCCGAGCTTTTCGTTGGTCTTCGCCTTCACGTTGACGCGGTCGATGGGCAGATTCAGGTCTTCGGCGATATTCGCGCGCATCCCGTCGATATGCGGCGCGAGCTTCGGCGCCTGCGCAATCACGGTGCTGTCGATGTTCTGAATCGTGAAGCCCGCCCTGGCGATACGCGCGGCGCATTCGCGCAGCAGCACGCGGCTGTTCGCGCCTTTGAACTCGGTCGCGGTATCGGGGAAATGACGGCCGATATCGCCGAGCGCGGCAGCGCCGAACAGCGCGTCGGTGATCGCGTGCAGCAGCACGTCGGCATCCGAGTGGCCGAGCAGCCCGCGTTCGTACGGAATCGTCACGCCGCCGATGATGAGCGGGCGTCCTGGCACCAGTGCGTGAACGTCGTAGCCTTGTCCGATTCTCAAATCCATATGCGTGGGGTTCCGTTGTTTCGTGAAAGCGTTGTGATGATTCTTAAGCGATGACGACGAGGCGCCCGTCAGCCGGCCGTGCCGCGCCCGAGTATCGCTTCGGCCAGATCGAAATCTTCCGGATACGTGACCTTGAAATTGCGCAGGCTGCCTTGAACCAGTTTAGGTGCATGACCGGACCATTCGATCGCGCTCGCCTCGTCGGTGAGATCGTGGCCGTCGCCCTGCGCACGCAGAATCGCGTCGCGCAACATGCCGATGCGGAACATCTGCGGCGTCTGCGCCTGCCACAGGCCGTCGCGCGGTTCCGTGTGGTCGATGCGGTTGTCGGTATGGGGCGTCACGCGCTTGAGCGTGTCCGCGACGGGCAGCGCCATGATGCCGCCCACCGCGTCGTCTTTCAGCGTGCCGACCAGCGCGCGGATCAGGGCGGGCGTGATGCCGGGGCGCGCAGCGTCGTGCACCAGCACCCAGTCGTCGTCGCGCGCGCCGAACTCGGCGAGCGCATGCAGCCCGTTGAGCACGGAAGCCTGCCGCGATGCTCCGCCGCAGCGCCGCACGGCGAAGCGCAGGCCCGCGAAGCGGCGCGCGTCGAAGTGCTGGTCGTCCGGCGCGATCACGACGAGCGTCTGCGCGAACTCGCTGCATGCGTCGAACGCGGCGAGCGAGTAATACAGCATGTCGCGTCCCGCGACGGTTCGATATTGCTTGGGCATCGGCGCGCCCGAACGGCTGCCGGTGCCGGCGCAAGGAATCAGTGCAAAGAGGCGGGAAGTCACGGAACGGACGGGTTGCAGGTGAAAGTGAAGGACGGATTTTATAATAGGTCTCCGGCACGCATGCCCCGGCACGCGTAAACTTGCCGCTCACGCACACCAGCGACGCGCCCACGAGGCGTCCGCTGGCGGTTTTCATTGGTGCGTGTCTCGCGAGCCGATGGTGTTTTAGCCGTTTGCCGTCATCCGTTTGCAGTCGATCGTTGAACCGTTGTTCATTGGCGTCACCCAAAGGCCGTTTCCCTTTTATGCCCGACATCGCCGCATCCACGCAGTCTTC
Proteins encoded in this window:
- a CDS encoding peroxiredoxin, with translation MKTVGDKLEAFTVTAAKPGFNNHEENGVSAFEEITESSFPGKWKIIYFYPKDFTFVCPTEIVEFGKLTKDFEERDAVLLGGSVDNEFVKLAWRREHKDLNKLNHYAFGDVKGELIDQLGVRDKEAGVALRATFIVDPDNTIQHVSVNNLNVGRNPEEVLRILDGLQTDELCPCNRAVGGATL
- a CDS encoding carboxymuconolactone decarboxylase family protein gives rise to the protein MEFIAAIKELIPDYAKDIRLNLDGTIARSSLQGTDAVGVALAAAFAAKSPKIIAAIREAGVLSPEEVNGALTAAALMGMNNVWYPYVEMTENADLKSQPAGLRMNAYASHGGVDKRRFEMYALAASIIGKCHFCVKSHFDTLVNEGMSSTQLRDVGRIAAVVNAAAQVIVAEGK
- a CDS encoding acyltransferase family protein, with product MKSSGRTTTAVDTPVNQAGQAKGHVRGLNGLRALAVVLVFLSHKAHVETVDVGKLGVWIFFLISGFLIIGELHRNRVRIEAGSARREAVMCVFFVKRALRIFPIYYLLLFALTIAHALFYQREVDLGLAWHYFFLSDYWIGVVKDGWPGTVSHFWSLAVEQQFYLVAPFLLVLTPASRHRMVCAFVVLVGVAGHLAMHVAGASEPLIYALSPLNFSLLALGGLCGMLGQESGLARAAGRLSTGMAGALGVLVFATQPVWSNWVLPFSAVDSAWIDIGLALSLCVLFEWIVNRPGSIVVSALEFKPLDYLGTISYGFYLFHNLIPSKLGFVPTWFAAPTWIHTLCALALQFALAVLLAHLSWHLIEKRLLELKKPFETAIGRRLPARRLRTQTQAR
- the ispF gene encoding 2-C-methyl-D-erythritol 2,4-cyclodiphosphate synthase, which produces MDLRIGQGYDVHALVPGRPLIIGGVTIPYERGLLGHSDADVLLHAITDALFGAAALGDIGRHFPDTATEFKGANSRVLLRECAARIARAGFTIQNIDSTVIAQAPKLAPHIDGMRANIAEDLNLPIDRVNVKAKTNEKLGYLGRGEGIEAQAAALLLRA
- the ispD gene encoding 2-C-methyl-D-erythritol 4-phosphate cytidylyltransferase, with amino-acid sequence MTSRLFALIPCAGTGSRSGAPMPKQYRTVAGRDMLYYSLAAFDACSEFAQTLVVIAPDDQHFDARRFAGLRFAVRRCGGASRQASVLNGLHALAEFGARDDDWVLVHDAARPGITPALIRALVGTLKDDAVGGIMALPVADTLKRVTPHTDNRIDHTEPRDGLWQAQTPQMFRIGMLRDAILRAQGDGHDLTDEASAIEWSGHAPKLVQGSLRNFKVTYPEDFDLAEAILGRGTAG